In Actinomadura citrea, a single window of DNA contains:
- a CDS encoding bacterial proteasome activator family protein, which translates to MSEASKKQSEEPQVLVLGPNGIAVEGVGEGESEGKSVTEMVEQPAKVMRIGGMIRQLLEEVKAAPLDEASRARLREIHQSSIKELEDGLAPELVAELERLSLPFTEGTVPSESELRIAQAQLVGWLEGLFHGIQTTLFAQQMAARAQLEQMRRALPAGMMPSGVEEDSQPGPRSSGPYL; encoded by the coding sequence ATGAGCGAGGCTTCGAAGAAGCAGTCGGAAGAGCCCCAGGTGCTCGTCCTGGGCCCGAACGGCATCGCCGTCGAGGGCGTCGGCGAAGGCGAGTCCGAGGGCAAGTCGGTGACCGAGATGGTCGAGCAGCCGGCGAAGGTCATGCGGATCGGCGGGATGATCCGGCAGCTGCTGGAGGAGGTCAAGGCCGCCCCGCTGGACGAGGCGAGCCGGGCCCGGCTGCGGGAGATCCACCAGTCGTCCATCAAGGAGCTGGAGGACGGACTCGCGCCCGAGCTGGTCGCGGAGCTGGAGCGCCTGTCGCTGCCGTTCACCGAGGGCACGGTGCCGAGCGAGTCGGAGCTGCGGATCGCGCAGGCGCAGCTCGTCGGCTGGCTGGAGGGCCTGTTCCACGGCATCCAGACGACCCTGTTCGCCCAGCAGATGGCGGCGCGCGCGCAGCTCGAGCAGATGCGGCGCGCCCTGCCCGCGGGAATGATGCCCTCCGGCGTCGAGGAGGACTCCCAGCCCGGGCCGCGCTCGTCCGGCCCCTACCTGTAG
- a CDS encoding signal peptidase I, with protein MTDDDGVYVGKAAPDAAADRGWLLGHFKTPGDLRHSAEVEIKWGVHPKGERRAAWTDGEKRTALLVLISGRFRLEFPGRDVVLDEQGDYVVWARGVDHSWEAEEESVVLTVRWPSIPGYRVP; from the coding sequence GTGACGGACGACGACGGTGTGTACGTGGGAAAGGCGGCGCCTGACGCGGCCGCCGACCGCGGCTGGCTGCTCGGGCACTTCAAGACGCCCGGCGACCTGCGGCACAGCGCCGAGGTCGAGATCAAGTGGGGCGTGCACCCGAAGGGCGAGCGCCGCGCCGCGTGGACGGACGGCGAGAAGCGCACCGCCCTGCTCGTGCTGATCAGCGGCCGCTTCCGGCTGGAGTTCCCCGGCCGCGACGTCGTCCTCGACGAACAGGGCGACTACGTGGTGTGGGCGCGCGGCGTCGACCACTCATGGGAGGCCGAGGAGGAGTCGGTGGTGCTCACGGTGCGCTGGCCGTCCATCCCCGGCTACCGCGTCCCTTAG
- a CDS encoding SigE family RNA polymerase sigma factor — MVGVNATRHEEFRAYVLERGPVLLRAATQLTSDRAEAEDLLQAALAKTYLAWDRIEDRSALDGYVRRAMVNTQISWWRRRKLDVYPTDQLPERPVEDHTDRSEMRDALGRALSRLPERQRLAVMLRYYEDMSEREIAEVLGVSIGTVKSTVSRAMARLRELY; from the coding sequence GTGGTGGGTGTGAACGCGACGCGGCACGAGGAGTTCCGCGCGTACGTGCTGGAACGCGGCCCCGTCCTGCTCAGGGCCGCCACCCAGCTCACCAGCGACCGCGCCGAGGCCGAGGACCTCCTCCAGGCCGCCCTCGCCAAGACCTACCTCGCCTGGGACCGCATCGAGGACCGCTCCGCCCTGGACGGCTACGTCCGCCGCGCCATGGTCAACACCCAGATCTCCTGGTGGCGCCGCCGCAAGCTGGACGTCTACCCCACCGACCAGCTCCCCGAACGCCCCGTCGAGGACCACACCGACCGCAGCGAGATGCGCGACGCCCTGGGCCGCGCCCTCAGCCGCCTCCCCGAACGCCAGCGCCTGGCCGTCATGCTCCGCTACTACGAGGACATGTCCGAACGCGAGATCGCCGAAGTCCTGGGCGTCAGCATCGGCACGGTCAAGTCCACCGTCTCCCGAGCCATGGCCCGCCTCCGCGAGTTGTACTAG
- a CDS encoding MarR family winged helix-turn-helix transcriptional regulator, with product MTEPRWLDATQQRDWRAYVDGSVRLTEVMDRDLKTKHGLSNSEYEILVRLSEAPDRRLRMAELADNASQSRSRLSHTCSRLETKGLVKRDSCPNDKRGVYAHLTDEGFAALERAARDHVEVVRTFFIDVVEPQDLEAIGRAFSVVLKRLGGPS from the coding sequence ATGACCGAACCTCGCTGGCTCGATGCCACCCAGCAGCGCGATTGGCGGGCATACGTGGACGGCAGCGTCCGGCTCACCGAGGTCATGGACCGCGATCTCAAGACCAAGCACGGCCTGTCGAACTCCGAGTACGAGATCCTCGTCCGGCTGTCGGAGGCGCCCGACCGGCGGCTGCGGATGGCGGAGCTCGCCGACAACGCCAGCCAGTCGCGCAGCCGTCTCTCCCACACCTGCTCCCGCCTGGAGACCAAGGGCCTGGTCAAGCGGGACAGCTGCCCGAACGACAAGCGCGGCGTCTACGCGCACCTGACCGACGAGGGCTTCGCCGCGCTGGAGCGCGCCGCCCGCGACCACGTCGAGGTCGTCCGGACGTTCTTCATCGACGTGGTCGAGCCCCAGGATCTGGAGGCCATCGGGCGCGCGTTCAGCGTCGTCCTCAAGCGCCTCGGCGGCCCGTCCTAG
- a CDS encoding MinD/ParA family ATP-binding protein: MARNEHDGRSLEERLASLDAMSGDTTGPSPAPEGAQPPQVPEEPENAPPAPDEPAEPNTEPWLAAPPAYQDPPENFGPPQPAPYEGGPMPQPFDGGMLPPPYATGGYQPQPSPYDANGNAAPPLDQLPPYPSDQFGRQDAAGQVYQPIDPATGRPYPQDTDASGRPYVPLDPATGHPLATDPNASGQPYPPVDPTTGQPYDANAGAQPYPPVDPGTGQPYAPDPNAGDQQFPLVEPTTGQPIQPGPNPPGGQPYPPADPAMGLPFAPDPSAEGQPFPPADPNIGQQFQPGPNAPGGQPYPPVDPGTGQPYAPDPNMAQPFLFGPAPEGQQFPPADPNTGQPYAPDPSAAGPQFPAADPNTGQPYAPDPSAAGPQFPAADPNTGQPYAPDPSAAGPQFPAADPNTGQPFQPGPPAPGLPYPPMDPATGRPYAPDPNAGGQPYPPVDPNTGQPYPPPGYGYPAGPPQGEGQYPPALGQMMQPGHPAQPQQQEPQSADSLSSENLLGERRIAPSSGWRRAVYKATAGSIHPGESQVDLRRKDLIGRARTAVAGGHHRVAVMSLKGGVGKTTTTTGLGSMLGSLRGDRVIAVDANPDRGTLSDKVRLETAATVRDLLNNRDQIQRYADVRAFTSQNEARLEILASDRDPAVSEAFSAEDYAAVAVVLEQYYSVCITDCGTGLLHSAMAGVLSLADQLVLVSSPSVDGARSASATLDWLEAHDHGHLVRNGVVVLSMVRNRTRSQVDLDKLQAHFESRCRAVVRIPYDDHLEEGAEVELEQLAPATREAYLTLAAVVGDGFAFQRPQS; the protein is encoded by the coding sequence GTGGCGAGGAACGAGCACGACGGGCGCTCACTGGAGGAGCGGCTGGCCTCTCTGGACGCGATGAGCGGCGACACGACGGGACCGTCCCCCGCCCCCGAGGGAGCGCAGCCGCCGCAGGTGCCCGAGGAGCCGGAGAACGCGCCGCCCGCCCCCGACGAGCCGGCCGAGCCGAACACCGAGCCCTGGCTCGCGGCGCCCCCCGCCTACCAGGACCCTCCGGAGAACTTCGGCCCGCCGCAGCCGGCGCCCTACGAGGGCGGCCCGATGCCGCAGCCGTTCGACGGCGGGATGCTCCCGCCCCCGTACGCGACGGGCGGCTACCAGCCCCAGCCGTCCCCGTACGACGCCAACGGCAACGCGGCCCCGCCCCTCGACCAGCTGCCGCCCTACCCGTCCGACCAGTTCGGCCGCCAGGACGCGGCCGGCCAGGTCTACCAGCCGATCGACCCCGCGACGGGCCGGCCCTACCCGCAGGACACGGACGCCTCGGGCCGCCCGTACGTCCCCCTCGACCCGGCCACGGGCCACCCCCTCGCCACCGACCCCAACGCGTCCGGCCAGCCCTACCCGCCCGTGGATCCGACCACCGGCCAGCCGTACGACGCCAACGCGGGTGCCCAGCCCTACCCGCCGGTGGACCCCGGCACGGGTCAGCCTTACGCGCCTGACCCGAATGCGGGCGACCAGCAGTTCCCCCTGGTCGAGCCCACCACCGGTCAGCCGATCCAGCCCGGTCCGAACCCGCCGGGCGGTCAGCCGTACCCGCCCGCGGACCCTGCCATGGGCCTGCCCTTCGCGCCTGACCCGAGTGCGGAGGGGCAGCCCTTCCCGCCCGCCGACCCGAACATCGGCCAGCAGTTCCAGCCGGGCCCGAACGCGCCGGGCGGCCAGCCGTACCCGCCGGTCGACCCCGGCACGGGCCAGCCTTACGCGCCTGACCCGAACATGGCGCAGCCCTTCCTGTTCGGCCCGGCCCCGGAGGGGCAGCAGTTCCCTCCGGCGGACCCGAACACCGGCCAGCCGTACGCGCCCGACCCGAGCGCCGCAGGCCCGCAGTTCCCGGCGGCCGACCCGAACACGGGCCAGCCGTACGCGCCTGACCCGAGCGCCGCGGGCCCGCAGTTCCCGGCGGCCGACCCGAACACGGGCCAGCCGTACGCGCCTGACCCGAGCGCCGCGGGCCCGCAGTTCCCGGCGGCCGACCCGAACACCGGTCAGCCGTTCCAGCCGGGCCCGCCCGCGCCCGGCCTGCCGTACCCCCCGATGGACCCCGCAACGGGCCGGCCCTACGCGCCGGACCCGAATGCGGGCGGCCAGCCGTATCCCCCGGTGGACCCGAACACCGGGCAGCCCTACCCGCCACCCGGCTACGGGTATCCGGCCGGGCCGCCGCAGGGGGAGGGGCAGTACCCGCCGGCGCTCGGCCAGATGATGCAGCCGGGCCACCCCGCCCAGCCCCAGCAGCAGGAGCCGCAGAGCGCCGACAGCCTCAGCTCCGAGAACCTGCTCGGCGAGCGCCGCATCGCGCCCTCGTCCGGCTGGCGGCGCGCGGTCTACAAGGCGACCGCGGGCAGCATCCACCCGGGCGAGTCGCAGGTCGACCTGCGCCGCAAGGACCTGATCGGGCGGGCGCGCACCGCCGTGGCGGGCGGCCACCACCGGGTGGCCGTCATGTCGCTGAAGGGCGGCGTCGGCAAGACGACCACGACCACCGGCCTCGGCTCGATGCTGGGATCGCTGCGCGGCGACCGCGTCATCGCGGTGGACGCGAACCCCGACCGCGGCACCCTGTCGGACAAGGTCAGGCTGGAGACCGCCGCGACCGTCCGCGACCTGCTCAACAACCGCGACCAGATCCAGCGGTACGCCGACGTCCGCGCGTTCACCTCGCAGAACGAGGCGCGCCTGGAGATCCTCGCGTCGGACCGCGACCCGGCGGTCAGCGAGGCGTTCAGCGCCGAGGACTACGCGGCCGTCGCGGTCGTCCTGGAGCAGTACTACTCGGTCTGCATCACCGACTGCGGCACCGGGCTGCTGCACTCGGCGATGGCGGGCGTGCTGAGCCTGGCCGACCAGCTCGTCCTGGTCAGCTCCCCGTCGGTGGACGGCGCCCGGTCCGCGAGCGCGACGCTCGACTGGCTGGAGGCGCACGACCACGGCCACCTGGTCCGCAACGGCGTCGTCGTCCTGTCGATGGTCCGCAACCGCACCCGCAGCCAGGTCGACCTGGACAAGCTCCAGGCCCACTTCGAGAGCCGCTGCCGCGCCGTCGTCCGCATCCCCTACGACGACCACCTGGAAGAGGGCGCCGAGGTCGAGCTGGAGCAGCTCGCCCCCGCGACGCGCGAGGCGTACCTGACCCTCGCCGCCGTGGTGGGCGACGGCTTCGCCTTCCAGCGCCCGCAGTCCTGA
- a CDS encoding NAD(P)H-quinone oxidoreductase, whose amino-acid sequence MHAIVIREPGDADVLEWKPVPDPEPKPGEVLIDVTASAVNRADVMQRMGFYPPPQDAPPYPGLEVSGRIAELGEGVTGPNVGDEVCALLGGGGYAERVAVPASQVLPVPRGVDVAEAAGLPEVACTVWSNVFMLAGLREGETLLVHGGGSGIGTFAIQLAKARGARVVTTVGSPEKAERCRELGADVTVDYREDDFVDSGPYDVILDLIGAKYLKRNVDALASGGRLMVIGLQGGAKAELDIGVLLRKRALVHATTLRARPLEEKAEIVAGVREQVWPLLESGRIRTVVDRRIPMAEASRAHELMEEGGHVGKILLTV is encoded by the coding sequence ATGCATGCGATCGTGATTCGCGAGCCGGGCGACGCCGACGTCCTGGAATGGAAGCCGGTGCCGGATCCGGAGCCGAAGCCGGGCGAGGTGCTGATCGACGTGACGGCGAGCGCCGTCAACCGCGCCGACGTCATGCAGCGCATGGGCTTCTATCCGCCGCCGCAGGACGCTCCCCCGTACCCGGGCCTTGAGGTGTCCGGCCGGATCGCCGAGCTGGGCGAGGGCGTGACCGGGCCGAACGTCGGCGACGAGGTGTGCGCGCTGCTCGGCGGCGGAGGCTACGCCGAACGCGTCGCGGTCCCCGCCTCGCAGGTGCTGCCGGTGCCGCGCGGCGTGGACGTCGCGGAGGCGGCCGGGCTGCCGGAGGTCGCCTGCACGGTGTGGTCGAACGTGTTCATGCTGGCCGGCCTGCGCGAGGGCGAGACGCTGCTCGTCCACGGCGGCGGCAGCGGCATCGGGACGTTCGCCATCCAGCTCGCCAAGGCGCGCGGGGCGCGCGTGGTGACGACGGTGGGGAGCCCGGAGAAGGCCGAGAGGTGCCGGGAGCTGGGCGCGGACGTCACGGTCGACTACCGCGAGGACGACTTCGTCGACAGCGGCCCCTACGACGTGATCCTGGATCTCATCGGCGCCAAGTACCTGAAGCGCAACGTGGACGCCCTCGCCTCCGGCGGGCGGCTGATGGTGATCGGGCTCCAGGGCGGCGCGAAGGCGGAGCTGGACATCGGCGTGCTGCTGCGCAAGCGGGCGCTGGTGCACGCCACGACTTTGCGGGCCCGTCCGTTGGAGGAGAAGGCGGAGATCGTGGCCGGCGTCCGGGAGCAGGTGTGGCCGCTCCTGGAGTCGGGACGGATCCGGACGGTCGTCGACCGGCGGATCCCCATGGCGGAGGCGTCCCGCGCGCACGAGTTGATGGAAGAAGGCGGTCATGTCGGCAAGATCCTGCTGACCGTGTGA
- a CDS encoding Cof-type HAD-IIB family hydrolase, with protein MSESSPRVIATDLDGTIVRSDGTISARTVAALARVERAGAMLVMVTGRPPRWMTEIAAAVDHRGVAICANGAVLYDLHTETVLQANEIAPDVLAEVIGRLRGVVPELRFAVEYPTGFVFETSYNLGRWDAAALGGRPVDDVELVSRGGTKLLAFHPAADPDALSAKAVQAVGDLVTVTHSSGRGLLEMSALGVTKASALAALCTELGIPAGDVTAFGDMPNDLPMLTWAGTSYGVANAHPLVLAAVSHKTSRNDDDGVAEVLERLFP; from the coding sequence ATGTCTGAGTCCTCGCCGCGCGTGATCGCCACCGACCTCGACGGCACGATCGTGCGCTCGGACGGCACGATCTCCGCCCGGACCGTCGCCGCCCTCGCCCGGGTCGAGCGGGCCGGGGCGATGCTCGTCATGGTCACCGGGCGGCCGCCGCGCTGGATGACGGAGATCGCCGCGGCCGTCGACCACCGCGGCGTCGCGATCTGCGCCAACGGCGCCGTCCTCTACGACCTGCACACCGAGACGGTGCTCCAGGCCAACGAGATCGCGCCGGACGTGCTCGCCGAGGTGATCGGGCGTCTGCGCGGCGTCGTGCCCGAGCTGCGCTTCGCGGTGGAGTACCCGACAGGCTTCGTGTTCGAGACCAGCTACAACCTCGGCCGGTGGGACGCGGCGGCGCTCGGCGGCCGTCCCGTCGACGACGTCGAGCTGGTCAGCCGGGGCGGAACCAAGCTGCTCGCGTTCCACCCGGCCGCCGATCCCGACGCGCTCTCGGCGAAGGCGGTCCAGGCCGTCGGCGACCTCGTGACCGTGACGCACTCCTCCGGACGGGGGCTGCTGGAGATGAGCGCGCTCGGCGTCACCAAGGCCAGCGCCCTGGCGGCCCTGTGCACCGAGCTCGGCATCCCGGCGGGGGACGTCACCGCGTTCGGCGACATGCCCAACGACCTGCCGATGCTGACCTGGGCGGGCACGTCCTACGGGGTCGCGAACGCGCACCCGCTCGTGCTGGCCGCCGTGTCGCACAAGACGTCCCGCAACGACGACGACGGCGTGGCCGAGGTCCTGGAGCGCCTCTTCCCCTAG
- a CDS encoding pirin family protein — MPAVMADPLTLPRLPLLPQEGTDWRRVAKVVTAKRHLEGEGFQVRRPFPGIDLSLADPFLLLDHMGAVEYAPGEAKGTPWHPHRGFETVTYIIDGAFQHQDTTGGGGLIADGATQWMTAASGLQHIEQPPPELVAKGGLFHGIQLWVNLPRAQKWVPPRYQDIEARDVKLLAADDGSSLVRVIAGSLAGYDGPGVTYTPINYLHATVAPGARLALPWPRDFNALVYVLAGRGTAGVEEAALDEGQLAVFAGSHHKGEGDGLVVRAADSQPTASAAGWEILVLGGLPIREPIARYGPFVMNTRDEIVQAFEDFQAGRMGTVPAEKVPHRSDADEPLA; from the coding sequence ATGCCTGCCGTGATGGCCGACCCGCTGACCCTGCCCCGCCTGCCGCTGCTGCCGCAGGAGGGCACCGACTGGCGCCGCGTCGCGAAGGTCGTGACCGCCAAGCGCCACCTGGAGGGCGAGGGCTTCCAGGTCAGGCGCCCCTTCCCGGGCATCGACCTGTCCCTGGCCGACCCGTTCCTGCTCCTGGACCACATGGGCGCCGTCGAGTACGCGCCGGGCGAGGCGAAAGGCACCCCGTGGCATCCGCACCGGGGTTTCGAGACCGTCACCTACATCATCGACGGGGCGTTCCAGCACCAGGACACCACCGGTGGCGGCGGCCTCATCGCCGACGGCGCCACGCAGTGGATGACGGCCGCGTCCGGGCTCCAGCACATCGAGCAGCCGCCGCCCGAGCTGGTGGCCAAGGGCGGCCTCTTCCACGGCATCCAGCTCTGGGTCAACCTGCCGCGCGCCCAGAAGTGGGTCCCGCCGCGCTACCAGGACATCGAGGCCCGCGACGTCAAGCTGCTCGCCGCCGACGACGGCTCGTCCCTCGTGCGCGTCATCGCCGGGTCGCTCGCCGGATACGACGGCCCCGGCGTCACCTACACGCCGATCAACTACCTGCACGCGACCGTCGCGCCCGGGGCGCGCCTGGCGCTGCCCTGGCCGCGCGACTTCAACGCGCTGGTGTACGTCCTGGCGGGCCGCGGGACGGCCGGCGTCGAGGAGGCGGCGCTGGACGAGGGGCAGCTCGCCGTGTTCGCCGGCTCGCACCACAAGGGCGAGGGGGACGGTCTCGTCGTCCGCGCCGCCGACAGCCAGCCGACCGCCAGTGCCGCGGGCTGGGAGATCCTCGTTCTCGGTGGCCTGCCCATCCGGGAGCCGATCGCCCGGTACGGCCCCTTCGTGATGAACACCCGCGACGAGATCGTCCAGGCGTTCGAGGACTTCCAGGCCGGGCGCATGGGCACCGTCCCCGCCGAGAAGGTCCCTCACCGGTCCGACGCGGACGAGCCCCTGGCCTGA
- a CDS encoding MauE/DoxX family redox-associated membrane protein, with product MVTAIQNTQVLLLAAVLLVACLAKLTMRERTAGAPDHVHGVPVPAGLARLSALRRSRGMTVGLGIGEGMLGLALLVTSHLSVRLATTVAFAAATWVVGELRVHRPDAGCGCFGALSAKKVDRRSVLRAMLFTCAAVVSLGAPHAGVEVLRDVHTQVGLMFAVEVALFLALSPELAELAGRHRLPRAVPCERRRSPMPETYARLYDSSAWTDHENAIKSAVPLDVWREGCWRFVAFPGRVRERDVEIVFAVSTSERDRAVRSVVVASEVVASEVAASEVVASEVVASEVAAPVQPNLVSEGR from the coding sequence ATGGTGACGGCGATCCAGAACACGCAGGTCCTGCTGCTGGCGGCGGTGCTGCTGGTGGCGTGCCTGGCGAAGCTGACGATGCGGGAGCGGACGGCAGGCGCGCCGGACCACGTGCACGGAGTCCCGGTGCCGGCCGGGCTCGCGCGGCTGTCGGCGCTGCGCCGCAGCCGTGGCATGACGGTCGGGCTCGGCATCGGCGAGGGCATGCTCGGCCTCGCGCTGCTGGTGACCTCGCACCTGTCGGTGCGGCTGGCGACGACGGTGGCGTTCGCCGCCGCGACCTGGGTCGTCGGCGAGCTGCGGGTGCACAGGCCGGACGCGGGTTGCGGCTGTTTCGGCGCGCTCAGCGCCAAGAAGGTGGACCGGCGCAGCGTGCTGCGGGCGATGCTGTTCACCTGCGCGGCGGTCGTCTCGCTCGGCGCGCCGCACGCGGGCGTGGAGGTGCTGCGGGACGTCCACACGCAGGTCGGGCTCATGTTCGCGGTCGAGGTCGCGCTGTTCTTGGCGCTGTCCCCCGAACTGGCGGAGCTGGCCGGGCGGCACCGGCTGCCGCGCGCCGTCCCGTGCGAGCGGCGCCGCAGCCCGATGCCGGAGACCTACGCGCGGCTGTACGACAGCTCGGCGTGGACCGACCACGAGAACGCGATCAAGAGCGCCGTACCGCTGGACGTCTGGCGGGAGGGCTGCTGGAGGTTCGTGGCCTTCCCCGGACGGGTGCGCGAGCGGGACGTGGAGATCGTGTTCGCGGTGTCGACGTCGGAGCGGGACCGGGCCGTCCGGTCGGTGGTGGTGGCGTCCGAGGTGGTCGCGTCCGAGGTCGCCGCGTCCGAGGTGGTCGCGTCCGAGGTGGTCGCGTCCGAGGTCGCCGCGCCCGTCCAGCCGAATCTCGTGTCCGAAGGCCGGTGA
- a CDS encoding M15 family metallopeptidase, with the protein MPGRGAIGTATFLATLLTVPLAAAGCGRGGDDSGESAPPATPPTASAPGSPSPSPSPSKQGFQSTIKKVTAGDLDHSWRRGCPVSPSGLRMIEMTYWGMDDKPHTGGRLVVNAKAADDLVKVFRKLYAMRYPIERMQPVDKYKGSDFDSIEANNTSAFNCRQATGSSSFSNHAYGLAVDINPCQNPYVYADGRVAHKDCVKYKNRKNDDPGVIHAGDKVVKAFASIGWSWGGTWSGARDYQHFSSSGR; encoded by the coding sequence ATGCCAGGTAGAGGGGCTATTGGAACCGCGACTTTCCTCGCCACGCTGCTGACCGTGCCGCTCGCCGCGGCCGGATGTGGCCGCGGCGGCGACGACTCGGGCGAGTCGGCGCCTCCGGCGACCCCGCCGACCGCGTCCGCGCCCGGCTCCCCGTCGCCGTCCCCGTCGCCGAGCAAGCAGGGCTTCCAGTCCACGATCAAGAAGGTCACGGCCGGGGACCTCGACCACTCGTGGCGGCGCGGCTGCCCCGTGTCGCCGTCCGGGCTCCGGATGATCGAGATGACCTACTGGGGGATGGACGACAAGCCGCACACCGGTGGGCGGCTCGTCGTCAACGCCAAGGCGGCCGACGACCTGGTGAAGGTGTTCAGGAAGCTGTACGCCATGCGCTACCCGATCGAGCGCATGCAGCCGGTCGACAAGTACAAGGGCAGCGACTTCGACTCGATCGAGGCGAACAACACCTCGGCGTTCAACTGCCGCCAGGCGACCGGGTCGAGTTCGTTCTCCAACCACGCCTACGGTCTCGCGGTCGACATCAATCCGTGCCAGAACCCGTACGTCTACGCGGACGGGCGCGTCGCCCACAAGGACTGCGTCAAGTACAAGAATCGCAAGAACGACGACCCGGGCGTCATCCACGCCGGCGACAAGGTCGTCAAGGCGTTCGCCTCGATCGGCTGGAGCTGGGGCGGTACCTGGAGCGGTGCCCGCGACTACCAGCACTTCTCCAGCTCGGGCCGCTGA
- a CDS encoding ATP-binding protein, which yields MDPVRNPYAPGAGQRPPELAGRDRELRQFEVVLERVARGRPERSMIVTGLRGVGKTVLLNAFRSQAIQRLWGTGKIEARPDQSIRRPVASALHRAVRELAPRHRAPDRIEEFLGVLKSFAQAGPEPSGKAKARAHRWQPGIDVPAARGRADSGDLEIDLTELFVDAASVATDVGVGIALFVDEMQDIPADDVSALCAACHELAQVGGPLIVVGAGLPHLPAVLSASKSYSERLFRYARIDRLDRESADVALLAPAEREDVTFTQDALDALYGAADGYPYFVQAYAKVVWDVAPDSPITADDIKVAAPEAESELAVGFFGSRYERATPAERDYMRAMAMLGDDPVPTASVADELGRKPSSLSPARDGLIKKGLIYSAERGMVAFTVPHFGKFLRSQPA from the coding sequence GTGGACCCCGTGCGGAACCCCTATGCCCCCGGCGCCGGGCAGCGCCCGCCCGAGCTGGCCGGCCGCGACCGCGAGCTCCGGCAGTTCGAGGTGGTGCTCGAACGCGTGGCCCGCGGCCGCCCCGAGCGCAGCATGATCGTCACCGGGCTGCGCGGGGTGGGCAAGACCGTGCTGCTCAACGCCTTCCGGTCGCAGGCGATCCAGCGGCTGTGGGGGACGGGGAAGATCGAGGCCCGTCCCGACCAGTCGATCCGCCGTCCGGTCGCGTCCGCGCTGCACCGGGCGGTCCGGGAGCTGGCGCCCCGGCACCGCGCGCCCGACCGCATCGAGGAGTTCCTCGGCGTGCTCAAGTCGTTCGCGCAGGCGGGGCCCGAGCCGTCCGGCAAGGCCAAGGCGCGGGCGCACCGGTGGCAGCCCGGCATCGACGTGCCCGCCGCGCGCGGCCGCGCCGACTCCGGCGATCTGGAGATCGACCTCACCGAGCTGTTCGTCGACGCCGCCTCCGTCGCGACCGACGTCGGCGTCGGCATCGCCCTGTTCGTCGACGAAATGCAGGACATCCCGGCCGACGACGTGTCCGCGCTGTGCGCCGCGTGCCACGAGCTGGCGCAGGTCGGCGGCCCGCTGATCGTGGTGGGCGCGGGCCTGCCGCACCTGCCGGCCGTCCTGTCGGCGAGCAAGTCCTACTCCGAGCGGCTCTTCCGGTACGCGCGCATCGACCGGCTCGACCGCGAGTCGGCCGACGTCGCGCTGCTGGCCCCCGCCGAGCGCGAGGACGTCACCTTCACCCAGGACGCCCTCGACGCGCTGTACGGCGCGGCCGACGGCTACCCCTACTTCGTCCAGGCGTACGCCAAGGTCGTCTGGGACGTCGCCCCCGACAGCCCCATCACCGCCGACGACATCAAGGTCGCCGCGCCGGAGGCGGAGAGCGAGCTCGCCGTCGGCTTCTTCGGCAGCCGCTACGAGCGCGCCACCCCCGCCGAGCGCGACTACATGCGCGCCATGGCCATGCTCGGCGACGACCCGGTGCCCACCGCGTCCGTCGCCGACGAGCTGGGCCGCAAACCGTCCAGCCTGTCGCCCGCCCGCGACGGGCTCATCAAGAAGGGCCTCATCTACAGCGCCGAGCGCGGCATGGTCGCGTTCACCGTCCCGCACTTCGGCAAGTTCCTCCGCTCCCAGCCCGCCTGA